The following coding sequences lie in one Sedimentibacter sp. MB35-C1 genomic window:
- a CDS encoding ATP-binding protein yields MSGEKEKIEGIVMALLANSLNSKASKIGVNVERDDISTTITVEDNGRGMNDKTLKIVKTTLNQPRRDEVEEYYGCLAGNCNCGSGLTIVGMLVDEAQVESQANEGTKIIVRRNNNYDKK; encoded by the coding sequence TTGAGCGGAGAAAAAGAAAAAATTGAGGGAATAGTAATGGCACTGTTAGCCAATTCTTTGAATTCCAAAGCATCAAAAATAGGTGTTAATGTTGAACGCGACGACATAAGCACAACAATTACAGTTGAGGATAATGGTCGCGGAATGAATGATAAGACCCTTAAGATAGTAAAAACCACATTAAATCAGCCACGAAGAGATGAGGTTGAGGAATATTACGGCTGCCTTGCCGGTAATTGTAACTGCGGGTCGGGATTAACCATTGTGGGAATGCTGGTAGATGAAGCACAGGTTGAAAGCCAAGCAAATGAAGGAACTAAAATTATTGTCAGAAGAAATAATAATTATGATAAAAAATAA
- a CDS encoding aldehyde dehydrogenase, which yields MNIKNIVEHQKMFFMTGATRPVNFRTNALLELKKSIERNEHLIETALKSDLNKTPFETYMTEIGIVMEEINFHLKHINSWMKNRKVRTPLAQFHSKSFISPEPYGVVLIMSPWNYPLQLCLEPLIGAISAGNCAVIKPSAYAPETSSVINKIISETFPPEYITVVEGGREQNKSLLKEKFDYIFFTGSVSVGKIVMKAAAENLTPITLELGGKSPAIVTKDSNIKIAARRIAFGKVLNSGQTCVAPDYLLVHKNIEKQFLGEYKKAIYEFFPNNDYSNMPCIINQKHFQRLTKLVNGEKIYMGGSLDEKNLFIEPTVLTDIKPDSAIMQEEIFGPILPVITYSNIHECIGVISSRPKPLALYLFTESKEMEKTILNSCSFGGGCINDTVIHTASTYLGFGGVGNSGIGSYHGKLSFDTFTHYRSIVKKYSWLDIPIRYHPYKEKNYKLIRSLMK from the coding sequence ATGAATATTAAAAACATAGTAGAACACCAAAAAATGTTTTTCATGACAGGTGCTACACGTCCTGTAAATTTCCGAACAAATGCACTGTTGGAGCTCAAAAAATCCATAGAAAGAAATGAGCATCTGATTGAAACAGCCTTAAAATCAGATTTGAACAAAACACCTTTTGAAACATATATGACAGAAATCGGTATTGTAATGGAAGAAATCAATTTTCATTTAAAGCATATAAACTCATGGATGAAAAACAGAAAAGTCCGAACACCGCTTGCACAGTTTCATTCTAAAAGCTTCATATCACCAGAGCCCTATGGAGTAGTTCTCATTATGTCTCCATGGAATTACCCGCTTCAGCTATGTCTTGAGCCGCTTATCGGAGCAATCTCCGCAGGAAATTGCGCGGTGATTAAGCCTTCGGCATACGCTCCTGAAACCAGCAGCGTAATTAATAAAATAATAAGTGAAACATTCCCACCGGAATATATAACAGTCGTAGAGGGAGGCAGAGAACAAAACAAATCGCTGCTGAAAGAAAAATTTGACTACATATTCTTTACAGGCAGTGTAAGTGTAGGAAAAATTGTAATGAAAGCCGCAGCAGAAAACCTAACTCCCATAACCCTTGAACTGGGCGGTAAAAGCCCGGCTATAGTCACAAAAGACTCAAATATAAAAATTGCCGCAAGGCGTATTGCATTTGGAAAAGTTTTGAACTCCGGTCAAACCTGTGTTGCGCCCGACTACCTGTTAGTTCACAAAAATATTGAAAAACAATTTCTGGGTGAATATAAAAAAGCAATATATGAATTTTTCCCCAACAATGATTATTCTAATATGCCTTGTATTATTAATCAAAAGCATTTTCAAAGGCTTACCAAACTTGTGAATGGAGAAAAAATATACATGGGAGGAAGCCTAGATGAAAAAAATCTATTTATAGAACCTACGGTACTTACAGATATAAAACCCGATTCCGCTATAATGCAGGAGGAAATTTTCGGACCCATACTTCCGGTAATTACTTATTCAAATATACATGAATGCATAGGTGTTATATCATCACGCCCAAAACCGCTGGCTTTATACCTCTTTACCGAAAGCAAAGAAATGGAGAAAACAATACTCAACAGCTGCTCCTTCGGCGGAGGGTGTATAAACGATACAGTAATACATACAGCATCTACCTATTTAGGATTCGGAGGTGTCGGTAATTCAGGCATTGGAAGCTATCACGGAAAGCTCAGCTTTGATACATTCACCCATTACAGAAGCATCGTTAAAAAATACTCATGGCTGGATATTCCCATAAGATATCATCCTTATAAAGAAAAAAATTATAAACTGATACGTTCTCTGATGAAGTAA
- a CDS encoding DUF1576 domain-containing protein, with product MNSLWNFDYIEVNEKTKDKIILFYLVLLLLIGLILDTPSALYTGMKNIFLSTGTLLTDYTEVGGVGAALINGSLIGILGYVILKINKVSFSGPAIASVFTMTGFGFFGKNIWSVVPVIFGAYLYSKVKKQKFKNHIFPALFSTALVPLVTHVAFEFQWGYLASITIGVTSGFIISPIASHLLRTHEGYNLYNVGFAAGFIGLLFVSIFRNFGFDSSSVMIWGTENSQLLRKIFISIFISMVICGIILTKGKFKNYIELVKHPGTLISDFPYSAGFGSTILNMGLVGLIGVIYIELVNGHYNGPTVGALLTMAGFAAFGKHPLNITPVMFGAYLATLTDFTVYSANNPTALLAALFGTTLAPLSGAYGPLVGILAGFTHLCIVSNVGVLHGWLNLYNNGFSGGIVATIFIALIQGLKTDK from the coding sequence ATGAATTCACTATGGAATTTTGATTACATTGAAGTCAATGAAAAAACAAAGGACAAAATCATTCTTTTTTACTTGGTTTTATTGCTGCTAATAGGACTAATTTTGGATACTCCATCCGCTTTGTACACTGGTATGAAGAATATTTTTTTATCTACGGGAACCCTTCTTACTGATTATACGGAGGTAGGAGGAGTAGGAGCTGCGTTAATTAACGGATCACTTATAGGTATTTTAGGGTATGTTATCTTAAAAATAAATAAAGTATCTTTTTCAGGACCAGCTATAGCTTCAGTATTTACTATGACAGGTTTCGGATTTTTTGGTAAAAATATATGGTCTGTAGTTCCTGTTATTTTCGGTGCATATCTGTATAGTAAAGTAAAAAAGCAAAAGTTTAAAAATCATATTTTCCCTGCACTTTTCAGTACTGCTTTGGTTCCACTGGTGACCCATGTTGCATTTGAATTCCAATGGGGGTATTTGGCGAGCATAACTATTGGCGTCACTTCAGGATTTATTATATCTCCGATTGCAAGCCATCTGTTAAGAACGCATGAAGGATATAACTTATATAATGTAGGATTTGCGGCAGGCTTTATTGGATTGCTTTTTGTAAGTATATTTAGAAATTTTGGTTTTGATAGCAGCTCCGTAATGATATGGGGAACAGAAAATTCGCAGTTGTTAAGAAAGATTTTTATTTCGATATTTATAAGCATGGTAATATGTGGTATAATATTAACAAAGGGCAAGTTCAAAAACTACATTGAACTGGTAAAACATCCAGGAACTTTGATATCAGATTTTCCATACTCTGCAGGCTTTGGAAGCACAATTTTAAATATGGGACTCGTAGGCTTAATTGGTGTCATTTATATAGAATTAGTAAATGGACATTACAATGGCCCTACAGTAGGGGCACTTTTAACCATGGCCGGTTTTGCCGCGTTTGGAAAGCATCCACTGAATATTACCCCTGTAATGTTTGGAGCTTATTTAGCTACATTAACTGATTTTACTGTATATAGTGCCAATAATCCTACGGCATTGCTTGCAGCGTTATTTGGAACAACTCTGGCACCACTGTCAGGGGCATATGGCCCGTTAGTTGGGATACTTGCCGGGTTTACGCATTTATGCATAGTCAGCAATGTTGGTGTGCTTCACGGGTGGCTCAACTTATATAACAATGGATTTTCCGGAGGCATTGTTGCCACAATTTTTATTGCCTTGATCCAGGGCTTAAAAACTGATAAATAG
- a CDS encoding YafY family protein: protein MQINRLFEIIYILLQKQTVTAKELALRFEVSPRTIYRDVESLSSAGIPIYMSRGKGGGISLLPDFVLDKAVMTDEEKEKILSSLRAVGAVDLSEENKALQKFISLFGEAYADWIEVDFSSWYNCDGETKTFQTLKTCVLKKKIVSFQYSNTKGEQILRTVEPLKLCFKGGAWYLFGYCKTRMDFRFFKLRRIKNLEIRGEAVEHTAPRHVKAETDYNEEFVSLKLHLAAEMAFRVYEEFSQYEKQEDGSFICKIDYPRGEWLFYYILSFGKNCEVLEPEDIRVEIKLLLKKMINFYI from the coding sequence ATGCAAATAAACAGATTGTTTGAAATTATATATATTCTGCTTCAAAAGCAGACCGTAACCGCAAAGGAACTGGCCTTAAGATTTGAGGTATCACCCAGAACCATTTATAGAGATGTGGAATCGCTGTCATCTGCGGGAATACCTATTTATATGAGCAGAGGCAAAGGTGGAGGAATTTCGTTATTGCCAGATTTCGTTCTCGATAAAGCGGTTATGACTGATGAAGAAAAGGAAAAAATTCTATCATCTCTCAGGGCTGTGGGTGCTGTTGATTTGAGCGAAGAAAATAAAGCACTGCAAAAATTTATCAGCCTGTTCGGCGAAGCGTATGCGGACTGGATAGAGGTTGATTTTTCGTCATGGTACAACTGTGACGGCGAAACTAAAACTTTCCAAACTCTGAAAACCTGTGTACTTAAAAAGAAAATAGTTTCTTTTCAGTATTCAAATACAAAGGGAGAACAAATCCTTCGAACTGTAGAACCTCTGAAGCTGTGCTTTAAGGGAGGGGCCTGGTACCTTTTCGGATATTGCAAAACCCGTATGGACTTTCGGTTTTTTAAACTTCGCAGAATAAAAAACCTTGAAATTAGAGGAGAAGCGGTTGAGCATACGGCTCCGAGGCACGTGAAAGCAGAGACAGATTATAACGAAGAATTTGTAAGTTTAAAACTTCATTTGGCCGCAGAGATGGCATTCAGAGTTTATGAAGAATTCAGCCAGTACGAAAAACAGGAGGATGGCAGCTTTATTTGTAAAATAGACTACCCAAGGGGAGAATGGCTGTTTTACTATATACTAAGCTTCGGAAAAAACTGTGAGGTTTTGGAACCCGAAGATATTCGCGTTGAAATTAAATTGCTTTTAAAGAAAATGATAAATTTTTATATTTAA
- a CDS encoding PqqD family protein, giving the protein MSKKIMKSDNFLEYIPKKNEKYRWVQKEDGLIQVIVPRNSILDKIARKLFKTPEQFKIDLDLIGSFICMNIDGSNNIMNIGELLKEKFGEEAEPLYERLGTYINILRNNKIIHLEKAGN; this is encoded by the coding sequence GTGAGTAAAAAAATAATGAAATCTGATAATTTTTTGGAATATATACCTAAGAAAAATGAAAAGTATCGGTGGGTTCAAAAAGAAGACGGGCTTATTCAAGTTATAGTGCCCAGAAATAGCATTCTTGATAAAATAGCCAGAAAATTGTTTAAGACGCCGGAGCAATTTAAAATAGACCTTGATTTAATAGGAAGTTTTATTTGTATGAATATTGACGGATCAAATAATATTATGAATATAGGGGAGCTTTTAAAAGAAAAATTCGGAGAAGAGGCCGAACCGCTTTATGAAAGACTGGGAACATATATAAATATATTGAGGAACAACAAAATTATTCACTTAGAAAAGGCGGGAAATTAA
- a CDS encoding GGDEF domain-containing protein, with product MLKHPDIHLRLYRAILAAGAAFSVISIVGNYISAFPLAISVKWIFLFFITVLAFVFSYNEKYTYNIMFGVFIFAVCIFLPFAFIDSGGSNNNALGYTFFLLIAITYLFKDLRRTFLVISLVCIFVIMHVLEYYYPNIIAVYHPHTQFVDRIIQVPILLLISYFIILRFAKEYEKVNKRLEAFANLDELTGLYNRRMFNITMEETVKNNKNIAVLAFMDLDNFKLINDNFGHHVGDEVLKELSSLLQKTFGNDRHIVSRWGGDEFAVIYYGDKIELSDKIEKISSLFKEYVSSYEETAGISTSIVSIGDYDKISQALSDADNALYEKKLKKQQNRTKLS from the coding sequence TTGTTGAAGCATCCAGATATTCACTTACGATTATATCGAGCAATTTTGGCAGCAGGAGCCGCATTTTCTGTTATAAGTATTGTCGGTAATTACATTTCTGCCTTTCCTCTTGCTATAAGTGTTAAATGGATTTTTCTTTTTTTTATTACGGTTCTTGCATTTGTTTTTTCTTATAATGAAAAATATACTTACAACATAATGTTCGGCGTATTTATATTTGCAGTTTGTATTTTTTTACCCTTTGCATTTATTGATTCCGGAGGAAGCAATAATAATGCCTTGGGATATACTTTTTTCCTCCTCATTGCAATTACATATTTATTTAAAGACCTAAGGAGGACATTTCTAGTTATATCACTTGTCTGCATATTTGTTATAATGCATGTATTAGAATATTATTACCCTAACATTATAGCTGTTTATCATCCACACACCCAGTTTGTGGATCGCATAATACAAGTTCCTATATTATTGCTGATATCTTATTTTATAATTCTTAGGTTTGCCAAGGAATATGAAAAGGTAAATAAACGTCTTGAGGCGTTTGCTAATCTTGACGAGCTTACAGGTCTTTACAACCGAAGAATGTTTAACATTACAATGGAAGAAACCGTTAAAAATAACAAAAATATTGCAGTTTTGGCTTTTATGGATCTAGATAATTTTAAATTGATTAATGATAATTTTGGACATCATGTAGGGGATGAAGTACTTAAAGAGCTGTCATCACTATTGCAAAAAACTTTTGGCAATGACAGACATATTGTAAGCCGCTGGGGTGGAGATGAATTTGCTGTTATTTATTATGGAGATAAAATTGAACTTTCTGATAAAATCGAAAAAATCAGCAGTTTATTCAAAGAGTATGTATCCTCCTATGAAGAAACGGCCGGAATAAGCACAAGCATTGTTTCCATAGGAGATTATGATAAAATATCACAAGCATTATCTGATGCCGATAATGCTTTGTATGAAAAAAAGCTTAAAAAGCAACAAAATAGAACGAAACTATCTTAA
- a CDS encoding radical SAM protein — MHYAEYKSILSAKNGMNIYRGCSHGCIYCDSRSTCYQMKHDFTDIEIKKNAPEMLEEALKHKRKKCMIATGSMCDPYIHIEEEIMYTRKCLQVIERYGFGLSILTKSSRILRDIDILKRINEKSKCVAQMTLTTADENLCRILEPEVSTTKERFEALKILGKNCIPTVVWLGPFLPFINDTEENFRAILKYCIEAKVHAIMCFGIGVTMREGNREYFYKKLDENFPGMKQKYIRMFGSSYECHSLNHKRLMSILHSVCKKNNIMVGMDKIFSYLGEYEDKRVNEQISLF, encoded by the coding sequence ATGCATTATGCGGAATACAAATCTATACTCTCGGCTAAAAACGGAATGAATATATACAGGGGTTGCAGCCACGGCTGTATCTACTGCGACAGCAGAAGTACATGTTATCAGATGAAGCATGATTTTACCGATATAGAAATAAAGAAAAATGCTCCGGAGATGCTTGAGGAGGCGTTGAAGCATAAACGCAAAAAATGCATGATTGCTACAGGCTCCATGTGTGATCCGTACATTCACATTGAAGAGGAAATAATGTATACACGCAAATGTCTTCAAGTTATAGAGAGGTATGGCTTTGGACTTTCTATACTGACAAAGTCGAGCAGAATTCTGAGGGATATAGATATTCTAAAAAGAATAAATGAGAAATCTAAGTGTGTAGCTCAGATGACGCTTACCACTGCTGACGAAAATCTATGTCGCATTCTGGAACCCGAAGTCTCAACTACCAAGGAACGTTTTGAGGCGTTGAAGATACTCGGTAAAAATTGTATACCTACGGTGGTATGGTTGGGACCTTTTCTGCCGTTTATAAATGATACAGAGGAGAATTTCAGAGCAATTCTCAAATATTGCATAGAAGCAAAGGTACATGCAATAATGTGCTTTGGCATAGGCGTAACTATGCGTGAGGGAAACAGAGAATATTTCTATAAAAAGCTGGATGAGAATTTTCCTGGAATGAAACAAAAATATATCCGAATGTTCGGTAGTTCCTATGAATGTCACAGTCTAAATCATAAAAGACTTATGAGTATTCTTCATTCAGTATGCAAAAAGAATAATATTATGGTTGGAATGGATAAGATATTTTCGTACCTTGGTGAATATGAGGATAAAAGAGTAAACGAACAAATTAGTTTGTTTTAA
- a CDS encoding MATE family efflux transporter has protein sequence MRTSFRNKDFFKMMISIALPITLQNLVASSVNMLDTLMITSLGKESLAAVGLANQVFFFYAVTIFGVATGSSIFIAQFWGKKDTKNIARILGISLAIVIVLGTVFTLAALIVPEFIMKIFSNDKEVIRLGVDYLRIVSLSYIITGISFSYAVASRSIGQAKMPMAVSMVSFVTNALFNYLLIFGKFGFPQLGIKGAAYGTLIARTLEIILILYSIYSNKRNPLAHSFSDMTDWTAIFVKKYFKTAYPVILNEAFWSLGTVLYSIAYAKIGTEAAAAVQILNTVQNIFMVMSRGLANSCTVMVGNKIGADEEEKAVEYANSFMILSAVLGLTLGILLFFTTDVILIFFRNLTPSLHDASKKLLIVSAAFFLIKSFNGTMIVGVLRGGGDTKFSMILEMCSVWLVGVPLAFLGALVFKFPVYYVSLMVNMEEVIKASIGIFRVKSKKWVTNVIKDM, from the coding sequence ATGCGGACTAGTTTTAGAAACAAAGATTTTTTTAAAATGATGATATCTATAGCATTACCGATTACGCTGCAGAATTTAGTAGCTTCATCTGTAAATATGCTTGATACACTTATGATTACAAGCCTTGGTAAGGAAAGTCTTGCCGCTGTCGGGCTTGCTAACCAGGTTTTCTTTTTTTATGCCGTTACAATATTCGGCGTAGCTACCGGCTCCTCAATATTTATTGCACAATTCTGGGGAAAAAAGGACACTAAAAACATAGCAAGAATTTTAGGAATATCCTTGGCCATAGTAATCGTTCTGGGAACTGTGTTTACTTTAGCTGCCTTAATTGTGCCTGAATTTATAATGAAAATTTTCAGCAATGATAAAGAAGTTATAAGATTGGGAGTGGATTATTTAAGGATCGTATCGCTTAGTTACATTATTACAGGCATCAGCTTTTCATATGCTGTTGCTTCCAGAAGCATAGGTCAGGCAAAAATGCCTATGGCAGTAAGCATGGTTTCCTTTGTAACCAATGCTTTGTTTAACTACCTACTTATTTTTGGCAAGTTTGGTTTTCCTCAACTTGGCATCAAGGGTGCAGCATACGGAACATTAATAGCCAGGACTTTGGAGATAATCCTTATACTATACTCAATTTATTCAAACAAAAGGAACCCTCTAGCTCACAGCTTCAGTGATATGACCGACTGGACAGCAATTTTCGTCAAAAAATATTTTAAAACAGCCTATCCTGTTATTTTAAACGAAGCATTCTGGTCATTAGGTACAGTGCTTTATTCTATAGCTTATGCAAAGATAGGTACTGAGGCTGCTGCTGCCGTTCAGATTCTAAATACAGTTCAGAATATATTTATGGTAATGAGCAGAGGTTTAGCCAACTCGTGCACAGTTATGGTGGGAAATAAAATCGGAGCTGATGAAGAAGAAAAAGCTGTTGAATATGCAAACAGCTTTATGATATTGTCAGCGGTACTTGGTCTTACTCTGGGAATATTACTATTTTTCACAACAGATGTAATACTTATTTTTTTCAGGAATCTGACGCCTAGTTTGCATGATGCTTCAAAAAAACTATTAATTGTTTCAGCTGCATTTTTCCTTATAAAATCATTTAACGGAACAATGATAGTCGGAGTACTTAGGGGCGGCGGCGATACCAAATTTTCAATGATTCTTGAAATGTGCTCGGTCTGGCTTGTAGGCGTTCCGCTTGCTTTTCTCGGCGCATTGGTATTCAAGTTTCCAGTATATTATGTCTCCCTAATGGTCAACATGGAGGAAGTTATAAAAGCATCTATAGGAATATTCAGAGTAAAATCAAAAAAATGGGTGACAAACGTAATTAAAGATATGTAA
- a CDS encoding C-GCAxxG-C-C family (seleno)protein: protein MAEGFFGVLSEEVGYPFNQIPVSTFVNYSAGFQQSSLCGSLGAAAACIGTVCEPDMAKKIIVELENWYKDAVLPMYQPENLNLPTTVANSLLCKDSVGLFMEESGYEYGSPERKARCAGVAADTTKKMVELLNEALA, encoded by the coding sequence GTGGCCGAAGGGTTCTTCGGCGTATTATCTGAAGAAGTAGGATATCCTTTTAATCAAATTCCTGTTTCGACATTTGTAAATTACAGTGCAGGATTCCAGCAGTCATCATTATGCGGTTCCCTGGGAGCTGCAGCAGCTTGCATAGGAACTGTATGTGAACCTGATATGGCAAAAAAGATTATTGTCGAACTTGAAAATTGGTACAAGGATGCCGTTTTGCCAATGTATCAGCCTGAAAACCTTAATCTTCCAACAACAGTTGCTAATTCACTTTTATGCAAAGACTCTGTAGGCCTGTTCATGGAAGAATCAGGATACGAATACGGTTCTCCTGAAAGAAAAGCCCGCTGTGCAGGTGTTGCAGCAGATACTACTAAAAAAATGGTTGAACTTCTGAATGAAGCGTTAGCATAG
- a CDS encoding GyrI-like domain-containing protein: MKYEIVNLEEKILVGIGASTSNNSPKMGEVIGGLWEKFYQGGIAQTIKNKVNSYAIGLYSDYSGDDYTVTVGNEVSGAENEGLSVKVIPAGKYAKFSAHGNMVTAVAQAWSEIWSMNLNRSYTGDFEEYLNCDMNNADVDIYIALK; encoded by the coding sequence ATGAAATATGAAATAGTAAATCTTGAAGAAAAAATTCTTGTGGGTATAGGTGCATCTACATCAAACAATTCTCCCAAAATGGGAGAAGTTATAGGAGGTCTGTGGGAAAAGTTTTATCAGGGAGGGATAGCTCAAACAATAAAAAATAAGGTAAATAGCTATGCTATTGGATTGTATTCAGATTATTCCGGCGATGACTACACAGTAACGGTGGGTAACGAGGTTTCCGGTGCAGAAAATGAAGGACTGTCTGTGAAAGTTATTCCTGCGGGAAAATATGCTAAGTTTTCGGCTCACGGCAATATGGTAACGGCAGTGGCACAGGCTTGGAGCGAAATATGGAGCATGAATTTAAATAGAAGTTATACTGGAGATTTTGAGGAATATCTCAATTGCGATATGAATAATGCTGATGTTGACATATATATTGCGTTGAAGTAA
- a CDS encoding aminoacyl-histidine dipeptidase has product MKKILNGLEPESVFKNFEDLTRIPRGSGNEKEVSDFLVSFANKHKLEVIQDPSLNVIIQKNASPGYENSKRVILQGHMDMVALKEEDIEFDFFKDPIPLIVDGDMIRTKGTTLGADNGIAVAMAMSILESENLQHPPITALFTVSEEMGMDGVMNLEPGVVSGDILINMDSEEEGKIWASCAGGVDSHMALHVDRENAEDEDVFYGVSVRGLLGGHSGMEINKNRGSAIVLLGRLLQILEEQVGIGISYVQGGVKMNAIPKNAAAVLSVHRDKQDRFKEIVKNVQDIFRNEYSISDPDIIINLNIEDNKQSILDTDSKKRLINTLRLLPFGVQAMSTDIEGLVETSNNIGILETKDNLIIIRNSIRSSVKSRQEEICGRLKAIGEAAGAEVKFESDYPAWQFKKDSPIRDLMIKTYKDMFGKNTEIEAIHAGLECGFLKEKIGDIDMVSMGPDMYDVHTPNEHLSISSTKRVFEFLCEVLKRLK; this is encoded by the coding sequence ATGAAAAAAATATTAAACGGATTGGAGCCGGAATCAGTGTTCAAAAATTTTGAAGATTTGACACGTATTCCAAGAGGTTCTGGAAATGAAAAAGAAGTAAGTGATTTTTTGGTTTCATTTGCAAATAAGCATAAACTTGAAGTAATTCAGGACCCTTCGCTTAATGTAATAATTCAAAAAAATGCCTCACCTGGGTATGAAAATAGCAAAAGGGTAATACTTCAAGGACATATGGATATGGTGGCCCTAAAGGAAGAAGATATTGAATTCGATTTTTTCAAGGATCCCATTCCGTTGATTGTGGACGGCGACATGATAAGAACTAAAGGGACCACCTTAGGGGCTGATAATGGAATAGCGGTAGCTATGGCAATGTCAATTTTAGAATCTGAAAACTTGCAGCACCCTCCGATTACAGCACTGTTTACCGTATCGGAAGAAATGGGCATGGACGGTGTTATGAATTTGGAACCCGGAGTTGTATCAGGGGACATACTTATAAACATGGATTCTGAAGAAGAAGGTAAAATTTGGGCATCATGCGCCGGAGGAGTAGACAGCCATATGGCATTGCATGTAGATCGAGAAAACGCCGAAGATGAGGATGTTTTTTATGGAGTTTCTGTAAGGGGACTGCTTGGCGGTCATTCAGGAATGGAAATCAATAAAAATAGAGGCAGTGCAATTGTTTTACTGGGCAGATTGCTTCAAATTCTTGAAGAGCAAGTTGGAATTGGAATTTCATATGTTCAGGGTGGAGTTAAGATGAATGCGATACCCAAAAATGCAGCAGCAGTTTTGTCTGTACATAGAGATAAGCAGGATAGATTTAAGGAGATTGTTAAGAATGTACAGGATATTTTTAGAAACGAGTATAGTATATCGGATCCTGATATTATTATAAATCTAAATATTGAGGATAATAAGCAAAGCATATTAGATACTGATTCAAAGAAAAGGCTGATAAATACGTTACGTCTTCTTCCTTTTGGTGTGCAGGCAATGAGTACAGATATTGAAGGATTGGTTGAAACATCAAATAATATAGGAATATTAGAAACTAAGGATAATTTAATAATTATCCGCAATTCCATAAGAAGTTCTGTGAAAAGCCGTCAAGAAGAAATATGCGGCAGGCTTAAAGCAATAGGCGAAGCAGCTGGAGCTGAAGTTAAATTTGAGTCTGACTATCCTGCATGGCAGTTTAAGAAGGATTCTCCAATCAGGGATTTAATGATTAAGACGTACAAGGATATGTTTGGGAAAAATACAGAAATAGAGGCAATTCATGCTGGGTTAGAATGCGGATTCTTAAAAGAAAAAATAGGGGATATAGATATGGTTTCGATGGGACCGGATATGTATGATGTCCATACGCCAAATGAACATTTAAGCATTTCTTCTACTAAAAGAGTATTCGAATTTTTATGTGAAGTATTAAAAAGATTAAAATAA
- a CDS encoding lactate utilization protein → MDNNVRWYLEKQVERCINNLRRRNMAGFFVKDSDELKELLKQLIAENSTVGVGDSMTLFETGVIDLLRSGKYNFLDKYREGITSEGKKQIYIQNFSADTFMCGTNALTEDGELYNIDGNGSRVAPIIYGPKQVIIVAGINKIVRTIEEAEKRTRNYSAPIDAKRLGKNTPCTSLGYCVDCKSPERICNDFTIIRGQFVKDRIKVIIVDSKLGY, encoded by the coding sequence ATGGACAATAACGTAAGATGGTATTTAGAAAAGCAAGTTGAAAGATGTATAAATAATTTAAGAAGACGAAATATGGCGGGCTTTTTCGTAAAAGATAGTGATGAATTAAAAGAACTTCTAAAACAGCTCATAGCTGAAAATTCAACTGTAGGCGTGGGAGATTCAATGACACTTTTTGAGACCGGTGTTATAGATTTGCTGCGAAGCGGAAAATATAATTTTCTGGATAAATACAGAGAAGGAATTACCAGCGAAGGAAAGAAACAGATTTACATACAGAATTTTTCGGCGGATACATTCATGTGCGGCACAAATGCTCTGACAGAGGATGGTGAGCTATACAATATTGACGGAAACGGCAGCAGAGTGGCTCCAATTATATATGGTCCGAAACAGGTTATTATAGTTGCGGGTATCAATAAAATTGTGAGGACAATTGAAGAAGCAGAAAAACGAACAAGGAATTATTCAGCACCTATTGATGCAAAAAGATTAGGCAAAAATACTCCCTGCACGTCATTAGGATATTGTGTAGACTGCAAAAGTCCTGAGAGGATATGCAACGATTTTACAATTATAAGAGGACAGTTTGTCAAGGACAGAATAAAAGTTATAATAGTTGATAGTAAGCTTGGGTATTAG